A DNA window from Haliovirga abyssi contains the following coding sequences:
- the rplJ gene encoding 50S ribosomal protein L10: MANQKKVEAVKGLLEKIKKANAIVLVDYKGIKVSEDTEVRKNFREAEVEYIVAKNRLFKIALQEAGVEDSFDDVLEGTTAFAFSYGDVVAPAKIAYEFGKGKDIFNIKAGYIEGKRVELAEIEALAKLPSREGLLGQVAGSLMSIITKVAYAVNAVKESKEGQEEQAE, translated from the coding sequence GTGGCAAATCAAAAGAAAGTAGAAGCGGTAAAAGGATTATTGGAAAAAATAAAAAAAGCAAATGCTATAGTATTAGTTGACTATAAAGGTATTAAAGTTTCGGAAGATACAGAAGTTAGAAAAAACTTTAGAGAAGCTGAAGTAGAATATATAGTAGCTAAAAATAGATTGTTTAAAATAGCATTGCAAGAAGCTGGAGTAGAAGATAGTTTTGATGATGTTTTAGAAGGAACTACAGCTTTTGCGTTTAGTTATGGGGATGTGGTTGCACCTGCTAAAATTGCATATGAATTTGGTAAAGGAAAAGATATATTTAATATTAAAGCTGGGTATATAGAAGGAAAAAGAGTAGAATTAGCAGAAATAGAAGCTCTTGCTAAACTTCCATCAAGAGAAGGATTGCTTGGTCAAGTGGCAGGAAGCTTAATGTCTATTATTACAAAAGTTGCATATGCAGTAAATGCAGTTAAAGAATCAAAAGAAGGACAAGAGGAACAAGCAGAATAA
- the nusG gene encoding transcription termination/antitermination protein NusG has product MAESQNFVKKWYIIHTYSGYEKKVKTDLEKRVESLNFTDKVFRIIVPEEEKIEMVRGKKKKVARKLFPGYVMVEMLVKKEETLEGIGHKVDSDVWYVIRNTAGVTGFVGIGAEPIPLEDEEAVHLLRKIGIIEKSDKNKGTVIELPYKVNEKVKIIEGPFENSIGEVASIDYEHKKVKVMIDIFGRMTPTEVGFEGVDKL; this is encoded by the coding sequence ATGGCGGAGAGTCAAAATTTTGTAAAAAAATGGTATATAATTCATACTTATTCTGGTTATGAAAAAAAAGTAAAAACTGACTTAGAAAAAAGAGTAGAAAGTCTTAACTTTACAGATAAAGTGTTTAGAATAATAGTGCCAGAAGAAGAAAAAATAGAGATGGTAAGAGGGAAAAAGAAAAAAGTTGCTAGAAAATTATTTCCTGGTTATGTAATGGTTGAAATGCTTGTTAAAAAAGAAGAGACTTTAGAAGGAATAGGACATAAAGTTGATAGTGATGTTTGGTATGTAATAAGGAATACAGCTGGAGTAACTGGATTTGTTGGGATTGGAGCAGAACCGATACCTTTAGAAGATGAAGAAGCTGTACATTTATTAAGAAAAATTGGAATAATAGAAAAATCAGATAAAAACAAAGGGACTGTAATAGAGTTACCTTATAAAGTAAATGAAAAAGTAAAAATAATCGAAGGACCTTTTGAGAATAGTATTGGAGAGGTTGCAAGTATAGATTATGAACATAAAAAAGTTAAAGTTATGATAGATATTTTTGGAAGAATGACTCCAACAGAAGTTGGTTTTGAAGGTGTTGATAAGCTTTAA
- the rplL gene encoding 50S ribosomal protein L7/L12, translated as MAFNKEQFIEDLKSMTVLELAELVKLIEDEFGVSAAAPVAAAGAVAGAAVEEKTEFDVILKSAGAKKINVIKAVRAITGLGLKDAKALVDGAPATLKEAVSKDESEDIKKQLEEAGAEVEVK; from the coding sequence ATGGCATTCAATAAAGAACAGTTTATAGAAGATTTGAAGTCAATGACAGTATTAGAATTGGCTGAATTAGTAAAATTAATCGAGGATGAATTTGGAGTATCAGCAGCAGCACCAGTTGCAGCAGCAGGAGCAGTTGCAGGGGCAGCAGTTGAAGAAAAAACAGAATTTGATGTAATCTTAAAATCAGCAGGAGCTAAAAAAATAAACGTAATAAAAGCAGTAAGAGCAATTACAGGATTAGGATTAAAAGATGCAAAAGCATTAGTTGATGGAGCACCTGCTACATTAAAAGAAGCAGTATCTAAAGATGAATCAGAAGATATTAAAAAACAATTAGAAGAAGCTGGAGCTGAAGTAGAAGTTAAGTAA
- the rplA gene encoding 50S ribosomal protein L1 — MAKAGKRFVEVSKKVDKSKLYSPEEGLKLVLDTKSAKFVETIEVALRLGVDPRHAEQQVRGTVVLPNGTGKTIKILALTQGDNVDKAKEAGADYVGSDEYVEKLQQGWLDFDLIIATPDMMPKLGRLGRVLGPKGLMPNPKSGTVTTDIANAVSEFKKGKLAFKVDKFGSIHVPIGKADFAEDKVVENFKTFMDTIVKMKPASSKGQYLRTVAVSLTMGPGIKIDPILVTKFVEA; from the coding sequence ATGGCAAAAGCTGGAAAAAGATTTGTAGAAGTATCGAAAAAAGTAGATAAAAGTAAACTATATAGCCCTGAAGAGGGATTGAAATTAGTATTAGATACAAAAAGTGCAAAATTTGTAGAAACTATAGAGGTTGCATTACGTTTGGGAGTAGATCCTAGACATGCAGAGCAACAAGTTAGAGGAACTGTTGTTTTACCAAATGGAACAGGAAAGACAATAAAAATACTAGCATTAACTCAAGGAGATAATGTGGACAAAGCGAAAGAAGCTGGTGCTGATTACGTTGGATCGGACGAATATGTAGAAAAGTTACAACAAGGTTGGTTGGATTTTGATTTGATAATTGCAACTCCTGATATGATGCCTAAATTAGGTAGATTGGGAAGAGTCTTAGGACCAAAAGGGCTAATGCCAAATCCAAAATCAGGAACAGTAACAACAGATATAGCTAATGCTGTTTCAGAATTTAAAAAAGGAAAATTAGCGTTTAAAGTTGATAAATTTGGTTCAATTCATGTTCCAATTGGGAAAGCTGATTTTGCAGAAGATAAAGTAGTAGAAAATTTTAAGACTTTTATGGATACAATAGTAAAAATGAAACCTGCATCTTCAAAGGGACAATATTTAAGGACTGTAGCAGTATCATTAACAATGGGACCTGGAATAAAGATAGATCCTATATTAGTAACTAAATTTGTAGAAGCTTAA
- the eno gene encoding phosphopyruvate hydratase → MVTIIDEVYAREILDSRGNPTIEVDVYLSGGAMGRTAVPSGASTGVHEAVELRDGDKARYLGKGVLKAVENVNEIIAREVIGMDALDQVAIDKLMIELDGTPNKGKLGANAILGVSLAVARAAAAALGMPLYRYIGGTNAKELPVPMMNILNGGSHADSAVDVQEFMVMPVGAKSFREGLRMVAEIFHALGKILKANGDVTAVGNEGGYAPAKLNGAGEAIEIILEAVKAAGYEAGKDIKLALDTAASELYTEDGKYNFAREGVIRTTDELIDYYAELVEKYPIISIEDGLAEDDWDGWVKMTKKLGDKIQIVGDDLYVTNTERLSKGIELGATNSILIKLNQIGTLTETLNAIEMAKRSGQTAVVSHRSGETADSTIADLVVATNAGQIKSGSASRTDRMAKYNQLLRIEEELAENAEYNGEGVFYNIK, encoded by the coding sequence ATGGTAACTATTATTGATGAGGTTTATGCTAGAGAAATATTGGATTCAAGAGGAAATCCAACTATAGAAGTTGATGTTTATTTATCAGGTGGAGCAATGGGAAGAACAGCTGTTCCAAGTGGAGCTTCTACAGGTGTACATGAAGCAGTAGAATTAAGAGATGGAGATAAAGCAAGATATTTAGGAAAAGGTGTATTAAAAGCAGTAGAAAATGTAAATGAAATAATAGCAAGAGAAGTAATTGGTATGGATGCATTAGACCAAGTTGCTATTGATAAATTAATGATTGAATTAGATGGTACTCCAAATAAAGGGAAATTAGGAGCAAACGCTATATTAGGTGTATCTTTAGCAGTTGCAAGAGCAGCAGCAGCAGCATTAGGAATGCCTTTATATAGATATATAGGTGGAACAAATGCAAAAGAATTACCAGTTCCTATGATGAATATATTAAATGGTGGATCTCATGCAGATTCAGCAGTTGATGTTCAAGAATTTATGGTAATGCCAGTAGGAGCAAAATCATTCAGAGAAGGATTAAGAATGGTAGCTGAAATTTTCCATGCATTAGGAAAAATTTTAAAAGCAAACGGAGATGTTACAGCTGTAGGTAATGAAGGTGGATATGCACCAGCTAAATTAAATGGAGCAGGAGAAGCTATAGAAATTATATTAGAAGCTGTAAAAGCTGCTGGTTATGAAGCAGGAAAAGATATTAAATTGGCTCTTGATACTGCTGCATCAGAACTTTATACAGAAGATGGAAAATATAACTTTGCAAGAGAAGGAGTAATAAGAACTACAGATGAATTAATAGATTATTATGCAGAATTAGTAGAAAAATATCCAATAATTTCAATAGAAGATGGATTAGCTGAAGATGATTGGGATGGTTGGGTTAAAATGACTAAGAAATTAGGAGATAAAATCCAAATAGTTGGAGATGATCTATATGTTACAAATACAGAAAGATTATCAAAAGGAATTGAATTAGGAGCTACAAACTCAATTCTTATAAAACTTAACCAAATTGGTACATTAACAGAAACTTTAAATGCTATTGAAATGGCAAAAAGATCAGGACAAACTGCAGTTGTATCTCATAGATCAGGAGAAACTGCTGATTCTACAATAGCTGATTTAGTTGTAGCTACAAATGCTGGACAAATTAAATCAGGTTCTGCTTCAAGAACTGATAGAATGGCTAAATATAATCAATTGTTAAGAATAGAAGAAGAATTAGCAGAAAATGCAGAATACAATGGAGAAGGAGTATTCTATAACATTAAATAA
- the metE gene encoding 5-methyltetrahydropteroyltriglutamate--homocysteine S-methyltransferase: MVKISTIGFPRIGEKRELKKLVESYLKNEISQNELELKAKKLKERHWKIQKNNGIEFISSNDFSYYDTMLDTMILINAIPTQYKELGLNELDTYFAMAKGYQSGNKDVKALAMKKWFNTNYHYLVPELKKDMEIKLNGNKIFYEYLEAKKIGVDTKPVLIGPLTFLKLSKISSEESYDEYVQMLTSAYIEVIDKLNELGVEYLQIEEPILVTDLTEEDIKNFKLIYNEILKDESKLKIILQTYFGDVRDIYRELLDLNFYGIGLDFVEGEKNLELIDKYGFSENKTLFVGLVNGKNIWKNDYKKSIDILNKIKKYTLVINTSCSLLHVPYTLKSETKLAKKYKRYLAFAEEKLKELEELKELFCDENYKENSKFIQNQGIIKDKKELAEFQFEDVRNEVKVLKEEDFNRKEKFEERIIKQKEVLNLPKLPTTTIGSFPQTVEIRKIRRKYKNGDINSKEYEMYIKEKIKNVIQIQEEIDLDVLVHGEFERTDMVEYFGEYLEGFLITENGWVQSYGTRGVKPPIIFGDIKRKKAFTVDWISYAQSLTKKPLKGMLTGPITILNWSFPREDLPLEEIAYQIGLAIQEEVLDLERAGIKIIQIDEAALREKLPIRKKDWKEKYLDWAIKAFKVTNFKVDLKTQIHTHMCYSEFEDIISEIKSMDADVITIEAAKSDLSMLDVLAENNYDKEIGPGVYDIHSPRVPGIDEFKIVIKKIIEKNDLNKLWINPDCGLKTRAESEAIKSLKNMVASVKEIRKEI, from the coding sequence ATGGTTAAAATTTCGACAATAGGATTTCCTAGAATAGGAGAAAAAAGAGAACTAAAAAAATTGGTAGAGAGCTATTTGAAAAATGAAATTAGTCAAAATGAGTTAGAATTAAAAGCAAAAAAATTAAAAGAAAGACATTGGAAAATTCAAAAAAACAATGGAATAGAATTTATATCATCAAATGATTTTTCATATTATGATACTATGTTAGATACGATGATATTGATTAATGCGATACCTACACAATATAAAGAGCTAGGATTGAATGAATTAGACACATATTTTGCTATGGCTAAAGGATATCAAAGTGGAAACAAAGATGTAAAAGCGTTAGCTATGAAAAAGTGGTTTAATACAAATTATCATTATTTGGTTCCTGAATTGAAAAAAGATATGGAAATTAAGTTAAATGGAAATAAGATCTTTTATGAATATTTAGAGGCTAAAAAGATAGGAGTGGATACAAAACCGGTTCTGATTGGCCCATTAACGTTTTTGAAGTTATCTAAAATTAGTTCAGAGGAAAGTTATGATGAGTATGTACAGATGTTAACATCTGCTTATATTGAAGTTATAGATAAATTAAATGAATTAGGAGTTGAGTATCTACAAATAGAAGAACCTATATTAGTTACAGATTTAACAGAAGAAGATATTAAGAATTTTAAACTTATTTATAATGAAATTTTGAAAGATGAGTCAAAACTTAAAATAATATTGCAAACCTATTTTGGAGATGTAAGAGATATATATAGAGAGTTGTTGGATTTAAATTTTTATGGAATTGGATTAGATTTTGTAGAGGGAGAAAAAAATTTAGAATTAATTGATAAATATGGATTTTCAGAAAATAAAACTTTGTTTGTTGGTTTAGTAAATGGAAAAAATATTTGGAAGAATGATTATAAAAAAAGCATAGATATATTGAATAAGATAAAAAAATATACTTTGGTAATTAACACATCGTGTTCTTTATTGCATGTGCCATATACGTTAAAAAGTGAAACTAAGTTAGCTAAAAAGTATAAAAGATATTTAGCTTTTGCAGAAGAAAAATTAAAAGAATTAGAAGAGTTAAAAGAACTGTTTTGTGACGAAAATTATAAAGAGAATTCAAAATTTATCCAAAATCAAGGAATAATAAAAGATAAGAAAGAATTGGCTGAATTTCAATTTGAAGATGTTAGAAATGAGGTTAAAGTTCTAAAAGAAGAAGATTTTAATAGAAAAGAAAAATTTGAAGAGAGGATTATAAAACAAAAAGAGGTGTTGAATTTACCGAAATTACCAACTACAACAATAGGTTCTTTTCCTCAAACTGTTGAAATTAGAAAAATTAGAAGAAAATATAAAAATGGTGATATAAATTCCAAAGAATATGAAATGTATATAAAAGAAAAAATCAAAAATGTAATACAAATACAAGAAGAAATTGATTTAGATGTATTGGTTCATGGAGAATTTGAGAGAACTGATATGGTTGAGTATTTTGGAGAATATTTAGAAGGTTTTTTAATAACGGAAAATGGATGGGTTCAGTCGTATGGAACAAGAGGGGTAAAACCACCAATAATTTTTGGGGATATAAAAAGGAAAAAAGCGTTTACAGTAGATTGGATAAGCTATGCTCAAAGTTTAACTAAAAAACCTTTGAAAGGAATGCTTACTGGTCCTATAACAATATTAAATTGGTCGTTTCCAAGAGAGGATTTACCATTAGAAGAGATAGCGTATCAAATAGGATTAGCTATCCAAGAAGAGGTTTTAGACTTAGAAAGAGCAGGCATAAAAATCATTCAAATAGATGAAGCTGCACTAAGAGAAAAATTACCAATTAGAAAGAAGGATTGGAAAGAAAAATATTTAGATTGGGCTATAAAAGCTTTCAAAGTTACTAATTTTAAAGTTGATTTAAAAACGCAAATTCATACGCATATGTGTTATAGTGAATTTGAAGATATAATATCTGAAATAAAATCTATGGATGCAGATGTAATTACTATAGAAGCTGCAAAATCTGATTTATCAATGTTAGATGTGTTGGCAGAAAATAATTATGATAAAGAGATAGGGCCTGGCGTATATGACATTCATTCTCCAAGAGTACCTGGGATAGATGAATTTAAGATTGTTATAAAAAAGATTATAGAAAAGAATGATCTTAACAAATTGTGGATAAATCCAGATTGTGGACTAAAAACTAGAGCAGAATCAGAAGCTATAAAAAGTCTAAAAAATATGGTTGCATCTGTAAAAGAAATTAGAAAAGAGATTTGA
- the secE gene encoding preprotein translocase subunit SecE — MKKFLTEVKGEFSKVSWPTVTEAKNATALVIALGVATSLYLGVFDVFFSKLLNFFIR; from the coding sequence GTGAAAAAATTTTTAACAGAGGTAAAAGGGGAATTTTCAAAAGTTTCATGGCCAACTGTAACAGAAGCTAAAAATGCGACAGCTTTAGTTATTGCTTTAGGTGTAGCTACTTCTTTATATTTAGGCGTGTTTGATGTGTTTTTTTCTAAGTTGTTAAACTTTTTTATTAGATAG
- the rplK gene encoding 50S ribosomal protein L11: MAKEVIGKIKLQLSAGKANPAPPVGPALGQHGVNIMEFCKAFNAKTQDKAGFIIPVEISVYKDRSFSFILKTPPASDLLKKAAGIKKGSANSLTEKVAKISRAKVQEIAETKMPDLNAGTMEAAISIISGSARSMGIEIED, from the coding sequence ATGGCAAAAGAAGTTATAGGGAAAATAAAATTACAATTATCTGCAGGAAAAGCGAATCCAGCTCCACCAGTAGGACCAGCATTGGGACAACATGGTGTGAATATTATGGAATTTTGTAAAGCTTTTAATGCAAAAACACAAGATAAAGCAGGATTTATAATTCCTGTAGAAATATCTGTATATAAAGATAGAAGTTTTAGCTTTATATTAAAAACTCCACCTGCATCAGATTTATTAAAAAAAGCAGCTGGAATAAAAAAAGGTTCTGCAAATTCATTAACAGAAAAAGTGGCTAAAATATCAAGAGCTAAAGTTCAAGAAATTGCAGAAACTAAAATGCCTGACTTGAATGCAGGTACAATGGAAGCAGCTATTAGTATTATATCTGGTTCTGCAAGAAGTATGGGAATAGAAATAGAAGATTAA
- the rpoB gene encoding DNA-directed RNA polymerase subunit beta: MERLIKRFDFGKIKERGVMPHFLEFQLNSYDEFLQSKKAATNREVKGLERSFKETFPIESSNGDIRLEYLWYDIFENEFPLNDELECKKRGKTYSGSLKVNLRLINKKTDEIQESLVYFGEIPLMTDKATFIINGAERVVVSQLHRSPGISFNKSAHPQTGKEVFVGKIIPYKGTWLEFETDKNDFFNVKIDRKKKVLLTTFLKAIGFFESNEEIMDTFLESKTLNINEFLKEFSTPEESLEALRTEIEGSFIKEDVIDEETGEILLESKDIIDEEKISQMIELEVGEIIYWEVKPEKKPLANSLAEDQTVNIDEAAVTVFKKLRPGDLVTLDSSKNLIKQMFFNGQRYDLAEVGRFKINKRLKVNLPEDYTQLTKEDFIAVINYILNLYNGIGHTDDIDNLSNRRVRGVGELLAMQIKSGLVKMEKMVKEKMTIQDIGALTPQSLLNTRPLNAMILDFFGSGQLSQFMDQSNPLAELTNKRRISALGPGGLSRERAGFEVRDVHDSHYGRICPIETPEGPNIGLIASLSTYAKVNKYGFLETPFIKVENGKALLDKIEYLAADEEEGMFIAQADTKFDENGEILSDEVVCRIEEEIVYIEKEKVNYLDVSPKQLVSVSAALIPFLEHDDANRALMGSNMQRQAVPLLRTEAPFIGTGIERKVAVDSGAVTITKSAGTVRYVDARRIEIETDDNRIEKYRLLNFERSNQDMCLHQKPLVDLGQKVEKGAVIADGPATAGGDLALGRNALIAFMPWEGYNYEDAILISERLVKEDVYTSIHIDEYEIQARSTKLGDEEITREVPNVGEETLKDLDERGIIRVGAKVTAGDILVGKTTPKGETEPAAEEKLLRAIFGEKARDVRDTSLKLPHGAKGTIVEVLELSRDKGDELPAGVNKVIRIYIAEKRKITVGDKVSGRHGNKGVISRILPVEDMPFLEDGTPVDVVLNPLGVPSRMNIGQVLETHLGLAAGRLGKYIATPVFDGATEEEIKEWLTEAGIDRSGKVDLIDGRTGEKFDNPVTVGYMYVLKLHHLVEDKMHARAIGPYSLVTQQPLGGKAQFGGQRLGEMEVWALEAYGASNILQEMLTVKSDDVNGRTKTYEAIIKGEPMPDPDIPESFKVLIKEFQSLGLDVQLYDTEGEVIPLDEDTIKDESIMEFSLADLKNEEE; the protein is encoded by the coding sequence GTGGAAAGACTTATAAAAAGGTTTGATTTTGGAAAAATTAAAGAAAGAGGAGTAATGCCACATTTTTTAGAATTTCAATTGAATTCTTATGATGAATTTTTACAATCTAAAAAAGCGGCAACAAATAGGGAAGTTAAAGGATTAGAAAGATCTTTTAAAGAAACTTTTCCTATAGAATCTTCTAATGGCGATATTCGACTAGAATATTTATGGTATGATATATTTGAAAATGAGTTTCCTTTAAATGATGAATTAGAATGTAAAAAGAGAGGGAAAACTTACTCAGGTTCATTAAAAGTGAACTTAAGATTAATCAATAAAAAAACAGATGAAATTCAAGAATCTTTAGTATATTTTGGAGAAATTCCTCTAATGACTGATAAAGCTACTTTTATCATAAATGGAGCAGAAAGAGTTGTAGTTTCTCAATTGCATAGATCACCTGGAATATCATTTAATAAAAGTGCACATCCTCAAACAGGAAAAGAAGTTTTTGTGGGGAAAATTATTCCTTATAAAGGAACATGGCTGGAATTTGAAACAGATAAAAATGACTTTTTTAATGTAAAAATAGATAGAAAGAAAAAAGTTTTATTAACAACATTTTTGAAAGCAATAGGATTTTTTGAAAGCAATGAAGAAATTATGGATACATTTCTTGAGAGCAAAACTTTAAATATTAACGAATTTTTAAAAGAGTTTTCAACACCAGAAGAATCTTTAGAAGCGTTAAGAACAGAAATAGAGGGAAGCTTTATAAAAGAAGATGTTATAGATGAGGAAACAGGAGAAATACTTTTAGAATCAAAAGATATAATTGATGAAGAAAAAATTTCTCAAATGATAGAATTGGAAGTTGGAGAAATAATATACTGGGAAGTTAAACCAGAAAAAAAACCACTTGCAAATTCTTTAGCAGAAGATCAAACTGTAAATATAGATGAAGCTGCAGTTACAGTTTTTAAAAAATTGAGACCTGGAGATTTAGTTACGTTAGATAGTTCTAAAAATTTAATTAAACAAATGTTTTTTAATGGACAAAGATATGATTTGGCAGAAGTTGGTAGATTTAAAATAAACAAAAGATTAAAGGTAAATTTGCCAGAAGATTATACTCAATTAACAAAAGAGGATTTTATTGCTGTAATAAATTATATATTAAATTTATATAACGGAATTGGGCATACAGATGATATAGATAATTTATCTAACAGAAGAGTAAGAGGCGTTGGAGAATTATTAGCAATGCAAATTAAAAGTGGACTTGTTAAAATGGAAAAAATGGTAAAAGAAAAAATGACCATTCAAGATATTGGGGCATTAACACCACAATCATTACTTAATACAAGACCATTAAATGCAATGATTTTAGATTTCTTTGGGAGTGGACAACTATCTCAATTTATGGATCAAAGTAATCCATTAGCAGAATTAACTAATAAAAGAAGAATTAGTGCGTTAGGACCTGGAGGACTTTCAAGAGAAAGAGCTGGATTTGAAGTAAGAGATGTACATGATTCTCATTATGGAAGAATTTGTCCAATAGAAACACCAGAAGGACCAAATATTGGATTGATAGCTTCTTTATCTACATATGCAAAAGTTAATAAATATGGATTTTTGGAGACTCCATTTATAAAAGTAGAAAATGGAAAAGCTTTATTAGATAAAATAGAGTATTTAGCTGCAGATGAAGAAGAGGGAATGTTCATCGCACAGGCAGATACAAAATTTGATGAAAATGGAGAAATTTTATCTGATGAAGTTGTATGTAGAATAGAAGAAGAAATTGTTTATATAGAGAAAGAAAAAGTTAATTATTTAGATGTATCACCTAAACAGTTGGTATCAGTATCAGCAGCACTTATACCATTCTTGGAACATGATGATGCAAATAGAGCGTTGATGGGATCAAATATGCAAAGACAAGCAGTTCCATTACTTAGAACAGAAGCTCCATTTATAGGAACTGGTATTGAAAGAAAAGTTGCTGTGGATTCTGGAGCTGTAACTATTACAAAATCAGCAGGAACAGTAAGATATGTAGATGCAAGAAGAATTGAAATAGAAACTGATGACAATAGAATAGAAAAATATAGACTTTTAAACTTTGAAAGATCAAATCAAGATATGTGTTTACATCAAAAACCATTAGTAGATTTAGGACAAAAAGTTGAAAAAGGAGCTGTAATAGCAGATGGGCCAGCTACTGCTGGTGGAGATTTAGCATTAGGAAGAAATGCTTTAATAGCATTTATGCCTTGGGAAGGGTATAATTACGAAGATGCGATACTTATAAGCGAACGTTTAGTAAAAGAAGATGTATATACTTCAATTCATATAGATGAATATGAAATTCAAGCAAGAAGTACAAAGCTTGGAGATGAAGAAATAACTAGAGAAGTTCCTAATGTAGGAGAAGAAACATTAAAAGATTTAGATGAAAGAGGAATTATAAGAGTAGGTGCAAAAGTAACAGCAGGAGATATATTAGTAGGGAAAACAACTCCAAAAGGAGAAACAGAACCAGCTGCAGAAGAAAAATTATTGAGAGCTATTTTTGGAGAAAAAGCAAGAGATGTTAGAGATACATCTTTAAAATTACCACATGGAGCAAAGGGTACAATAGTAGAAGTATTAGAATTATCAAGAGATAAAGGTGATGAATTACCAGCAGGAGTAAATAAAGTAATTAGAATATATATAGCTGAAAAAAGAAAAATAACAGTTGGAGATAAGGTTTCTGGAAGACATGGAAATAAAGGGGTTATATCAAGGATATTACCAGTAGAAGATATGCCGTTTTTAGAAGATGGAACACCTGTAGATGTAGTTTTAAATCCACTAGGGGTACCAAGTCGTATGAATATAGGACAAGTACTAGAAACACATTTAGGATTAGCAGCAGGAAGATTAGGGAAATATATAGCAACTCCAGTATTTGATGGAGCAACTGAAGAAGAGATAAAAGAATGGTTGACTGAAGCAGGAATAGACAGAAGTGGAAAAGTAGATCTTATTGATGGAAGAACTGGAGAAAAATTTGATAATCCAGTAACAGTAGGTTATATGTATGTATTAAAACTTCATCATTTGGTAGAAGATAAAATGCATGCGAGAGCTATTGGACCGTATTCATTAGTAACCCAACAACCATTAGGAGGAAAAGCACAATTTGGTGGACAAAGATTAGGAGAAATGGAAGTTTGGGCATTAGAAGCATATGGAGCTTCTAACATACTTCAAGAAATGTTAACAGTAAAATCAGATGATGTAAATGGAAGGACAAAAACATATGAAGCAATCATAAAAGGTGAACCAATGCCTGATCCAGATATTCCAGAATCATTTAAAGTGTTAATAAAAGAGTTCCAAAGTTTAGGGTTGGATGTACAGTTATATGATACTGAAGGAGAAGTTATTCCTTTAGATGAAGATACAATAAAAGATGAAAGTATTATGGAATTTTCTTTGGCAGATTTGAAAAACGAAGAAGAATAA
- the rpmG gene encoding 50S ribosomal protein L33, which yields MRVNIQLECTECKRRNYSTEKNKKNTTGRLELKKYCKFCKTTTVHKETK from the coding sequence GTGAGAGTAAATATACAATTAGAATGTACTGAGTGTAAAAGAAGAAACTATAGTACAGAAAAAAATAAAAAGAATACAACTGGGAGACTTGAGTTGAAAAAGTATTGTAAATTTTGTAAAACAACAACAGTTCACAAAGAAACAAAATAA